A DNA window from Polynucleobacter sp. AP-Titi-500A-B4 contains the following coding sequences:
- a CDS encoding TetR/AcrR family transcriptional regulator — MNQAIASPRDLRQQALADAKRKHILSAATSVFIEFGLEAVSMREIAKRAGYTAGAIYSYFANKEEIYGALLAESLERLNEFVSAAAEKSTSSKGNAFEELRQSALAFYRFYRDNPRDLDLGFYLFQGLKPRGLGNEWDQALNTRLRDAMRPQEMALRNLACNAKEVDSELTAIFAHIVGVLLLNHTGRIRMFGKGADELMAHYLDNLALRLPKKK; from the coding sequence ATGAATCAAGCCATTGCATCCCCTCGAGACCTTCGTCAGCAGGCCCTAGCCGATGCCAAGCGCAAGCATATTTTGAGTGCCGCAACATCGGTATTTATTGAGTTTGGTTTGGAGGCAGTCAGCATGCGTGAGATTGCTAAGCGTGCTGGCTATACCGCAGGCGCAATCTACAGTTACTTTGCTAATAAAGAAGAGATTTATGGCGCCTTACTGGCGGAATCACTTGAGCGCTTGAATGAGTTTGTCAGTGCTGCAGCTGAAAAAAGTACAAGCTCAAAAGGCAATGCATTTGAAGAGTTGCGTCAGAGTGCTTTGGCGTTTTATCGCTTCTATCGAGACAACCCACGAGACTTAGATTTGGGCTTCTATCTCTTTCAAGGGTTGAAGCCACGCGGGTTAGGGAATGAATGGGACCAAGCGCTCAATACACGTTTAAGAGATGCCATGCGCCCTCAGGAAATGGCTCTGCGCAATTTGGCTTGCAATGCTAAAGAGGTAGACTCTGAATTGACAGCCATATTTGCCCATATTGTTGGGGTGTTACTACTAAATCATACGGGTCGTATCCGAATGTTTGGCAAGGGCGCGGATGAATTAATGGCGCACTATTTGGATAACTTAGCACTTCGCCTGCCTAAGAAAAAATAA
- a CDS encoding isochorismatase family protein — protein MINQATSILVLVDYQTRLMPSIHEGEGTIASALFLAKVAQVLEIPILGTEQNPEGLGPNDERIKQFCSQTLVKHSFNAAADGLVDSIKAINPKISQIVLAGCEAHVCLMQTALGLLDAGYELALVAEASGSRLPQDKQLALDRLARQGVALLGAEMLAFEWLKTSEHPQFKNILQLIKNRT, from the coding sequence ATGATCAATCAAGCCACCAGCATTCTTGTTTTAGTTGACTATCAAACTCGCTTAATGCCGAGCATTCATGAGGGAGAGGGTACTATTGCTTCAGCACTATTTTTAGCTAAGGTAGCACAAGTTTTAGAGATTCCAATTTTGGGGACTGAGCAAAACCCAGAGGGTCTTGGGCCCAATGATGAGCGCATTAAACAGTTCTGTAGTCAAACACTTGTAAAGCATTCTTTTAATGCTGCTGCGGATGGTTTGGTTGATTCGATTAAAGCCATTAACCCGAAAATTTCACAGATCGTATTGGCTGGTTGTGAAGCGCACGTTTGCTTGATGCAAACGGCTTTGGGTTTATTGGATGCGGGCTATGAGCTTGCACTTGTCGCTGAGGCTAGTGGCAGCAGATTGCCACAAGATAAACAGTTAGCTCTAGATCGTTTAGCTCGGCAGGGGGTTGCTTTACTCGGTGCTGAAATGCTGGCATTTGAATGGCTCAAGACTTCTGAGCATCCCCAGTTTAAAAATATTTTGCAGTTGATTAAAAACAGAACCTAA